One Pseudodesulfovibrio cashew DNA window includes the following coding sequences:
- a CDS encoding PEP-CTERM sorting domain-containing protein, whose product MENPTGELVNQYTTDTTTNSNLTSAYGSSIKARADLSTGSAGSQFIQTSSDSQNGQSLIVMYDTLSFATSNNSPTSVTMSLSLEGLLSNTSPDGYATSDTSISIYDITGYSSWLEESAYGLGMVTSFTKVATAAINFAVGDQYWLDLLNQWVSFDDMAYDTTGQTYSFDLTKSLTFEADPLKTYGIRIWTSADANGSNEGISASDFYNTSEVGFTELNGATFESGSGAFLANQGSTAPVATPEPSTILLLGAGLFGLVAVRRKRAAIQ is encoded by the coding sequence ATGGAAAACCCGACAGGAGAGTTGGTCAACCAGTATACAACTGACACCACGACCAATAGCAACTTAACCTCAGCGTATGGAAGCTCGATCAAGGCGCGGGCCGATCTTTCGACCGGATCGGCGGGCAGCCAGTTCATTCAGACTTCCTCAGACTCGCAAAACGGCCAGTCTCTTATTGTCATGTACGACACGCTCTCCTTTGCCACTTCGAACAATTCGCCGACCTCCGTGACCATGAGCCTCAGCCTGGAGGGACTCCTTTCGAACACCAGCCCGGACGGATACGCCACGTCGGACACTTCGATAAGCATTTATGACATCACCGGCTACAGCTCCTGGTTGGAAGAATCCGCCTACGGATTAGGCATGGTGACCAGCTTCACCAAAGTTGCAACCGCCGCCATCAATTTCGCCGTCGGGGATCAATATTGGCTGGATCTCCTTAATCAGTGGGTGTCTTTTGACGATATGGCCTATGACACCACCGGCCAAACCTATTCTTTTGATCTGACCAAATCCCTGACGTTCGAGGCCGACCCGCTCAAGACGTACGGCATCCGAATCTGGACCAGCGCAGACGCCAACGGTTCGAACGAGGGTATTTCGGCATCCGATTTCTACAACACCAGCGAAGTTGGGTTCACCGAGCTCAACGGCGCGACATTTGAATCCGGATCAGGCGCTTTCCTGGCCAATCAAGGTTCGACGGCACCTGTCGCTACACCCGAGCCCTCGACCATCCTGCTCCTCGGCGCAGGGCTGTTCGGCCTGGTGGCCGTCCGCCGGAAGCGGGCTGCGATTCAATAG
- a CDS encoding AEC family transporter has product MSPVVLAIAPIFGLILLGFVLRRVEFPGVGFWPVSERLTYYVLFPALLISGLSGRSFDDSARGLAVVLFVSVCLVAGGLVALRKRLVPDGPQFTSVFQGSIRPNTYVGLSAAAALLGPDWMTLSAVALLTLIPLVNVLCVLILSRHGDNGGGVGRTFVELAKNPLILACVAGFLMNGLDIILPATLAELLTILGKAALPLGLLAVGAGLRFDGLGDKVMPVAVASAAHLLVLPLAAFLLSLFLGLDPLSRTAALIFTAIPVSVSAFILARQMGGDHRLMALVITTQTVLSSVTLPLILAVLG; this is encoded by the coding sequence ATGTCTCCCGTCGTGCTCGCCATCGCCCCCATCTTCGGGCTGATTCTTCTCGGCTTCGTTCTGCGCCGCGTGGAGTTTCCCGGCGTGGGTTTCTGGCCGGTTTCCGAGCGGCTCACCTATTACGTGCTATTCCCGGCCCTGCTGATCAGCGGGCTGTCCGGGCGCAGCTTCGACGACTCGGCCAGGGGGCTGGCCGTGGTCCTGTTCGTCTCGGTCTGCCTGGTGGCCGGAGGGCTGGTGGCCCTGCGCAAGAGGCTGGTCCCGGACGGGCCGCAGTTCACCTCCGTGTTCCAGGGCAGCATCCGGCCCAATACCTATGTGGGCCTCTCGGCTGCCGCAGCCCTGCTCGGGCCGGACTGGATGACGCTTTCCGCCGTGGCCCTGCTCACCCTGATTCCCCTGGTCAACGTCCTCTGCGTCCTGATCCTCTCCCGCCACGGCGACAACGGCGGCGGGGTAGGGCGGACCTTTGTGGAGCTGGCCAAGAATCCGCTCATCCTGGCCTGTGTGGCCGGCTTCCTGATGAACGGTCTGGACATCATCCTGCCCGCTACGTTAGCGGAACTGCTGACCATTCTGGGAAAGGCGGCCCTGCCTCTTGGCCTGCTCGCCGTGGGCGCGGGCCTGCGTTTCGACGGGCTGGGCGACAAGGTCATGCCCGTGGCCGTGGCCTCTGCTGCGCACCTGCTGGTGCTCCCCCTGGCGGCCTTCCTGCTCTCCCTGTTCCTCGGCCTGGACCCGCTCTCGCGCACCGCCGCCCTGATCTTCACCGCCATCCCGGTGTCCGTGTCAGCCTTCATTCTGGCCAGGCAGATGGGCGGCGACCACCGACTCATGGCCCTGGTGATCACCACCCAGACCGTGCTCTCCAGCGTTACACTTCCGTTGATTCTCGCCGTACTGGGCTAG
- a CDS encoding N-acyl homoserine lactonase family protein — protein MTYKVHPICMGTKVFDKGMMTYQHDYGKPYTIPIYTWYIEGGDKTILVDTGEMQPIISEEREKAIGGKIYTFEEGLAKYGLKPEDVDVIIHTHLHNDHCENDYKCVNARVYVHEKELETVYNPHPLDFRYLEDYVDDVKDNGQIVTVNEDTEVLPGITMIHTPAHTEGGMSVKVETDKGSVLICGFCTILENLEPPIEVRAMEMEVIPPGTNTGPERAYDILLKAKGMADYILPLHEPKWASMETVPE, from the coding sequence ATGACGTACAAAGTCCATCCCATCTGCATGGGAACCAAGGTCTTCGACAAGGGCATGATGACCTACCAGCACGACTACGGGAAGCCGTACACCATCCCCATCTACACCTGGTACATCGAGGGCGGGGACAAGACCATTCTGGTGGACACCGGCGAGATGCAGCCCATCATCTCGGAAGAGCGCGAAAAGGCCATCGGCGGCAAGATCTACACCTTCGAGGAGGGGCTGGCCAAGTACGGGCTCAAGCCCGAGGACGTGGACGTGATCATCCACACCCATCTGCACAACGACCACTGCGAGAACGACTACAAGTGCGTCAACGCCAGGGTCTACGTGCATGAGAAGGAGCTGGAGACCGTCTACAATCCCCACCCCCTGGATTTCCGCTACCTGGAGGACTACGTGGACGACGTGAAGGACAACGGCCAGATCGTCACCGTCAACGAGGACACCGAGGTTTTGCCCGGCATCACCATGATCCACACCCCGGCTCACACCGAGGGCGGCATGTCCGTAAAGGTGGAGACGGACAAGGGGAGCGTGCTCATCTGCGGCTTCTGCACCATCCTGGAAAACCTGGAGCCGCCCATCGAGGTCCGGGCCATGGAGATGGAGGTCATCCCTCCGGGCACCAATACCGGCCCTGAGCGGGCCTACGACATCCTGCTCAAGGCCAAGGGCATGGCGGACTATATCCTGCCCCTGCACGAACCCAAGTGGGCGTCCATGGAGACCGTGCCGGAGTAA
- a CDS encoding NupC/NupG family nucleoside CNT transporter, whose translation MLQSAFGLAALVALAWLLSENRRRVSPVGIAVGLALQLVLALLMLKVPVFEQIFLGLNQAALAIEKATMAGTSFVFGYLGGGPMPFKEPYPGAGFILAFRALPIILIMSVLSAVLYYWRVLPVVVKGFAYCLEKTLKVGGALGVGAASNIFVGMVEAPLVIKPYLSRMTRSELFTLMTCGMATIAGTMLVLYASILSKVVPNAMGQILAASIISAPAAILVARVMVPETEAVTEGTAVPPRAASSTMDAVTHGTTDGINILLNVVAMLLVLVALVSLINSGLGFLPDVAGAPLTLQRILGWVMSPVVWLIGIPWSEAQVAGSLMGTKTILNEFLAYLDMAKLGPDVLSERSRIIMTYAMCGFANFGSLGIMIGGMSVMAPERRGDIVSLGARSIVSGTLATLMTGAVVGIIL comes from the coding sequence ATGTTGCAAAGCGCGTTCGGATTGGCTGCGCTGGTGGCGCTGGCCTGGCTGCTCAGCGAGAACCGGCGCAGGGTCTCGCCCGTGGGGATCGCCGTGGGGCTGGCGCTCCAGTTGGTCCTGGCCCTGCTCATGCTCAAGGTTCCCGTCTTCGAGCAGATCTTTCTCGGGCTCAACCAGGCGGCCCTGGCCATCGAGAAGGCGACCATGGCCGGGACGAGCTTCGTCTTCGGCTACCTGGGCGGCGGGCCCATGCCCTTCAAGGAGCCGTACCCCGGCGCGGGCTTCATCCTCGCCTTCCGCGCCCTGCCCATCATCCTGATCATGTCCGTGCTCTCGGCGGTGCTCTACTACTGGCGGGTGCTCCCCGTGGTGGTCAAAGGGTTCGCCTACTGCCTGGAGAAGACCCTGAAGGTCGGCGGCGCGCTCGGTGTGGGCGCGGCCTCCAATATTTTTGTGGGCATGGTCGAGGCCCCGCTGGTCATCAAGCCCTATCTCTCGCGCATGACCCGCAGCGAGCTGTTCACGCTCATGACCTGCGGCATGGCCACCATCGCCGGGACCATGCTCGTGCTCTACGCCTCCATCCTGTCCAAGGTCGTGCCCAACGCCATGGGCCAGATCCTGGCCGCGTCCATCATCTCGGCCCCGGCGGCCATCCTCGTGGCCCGGGTCATGGTGCCCGAGACCGAGGCCGTGACCGAAGGGACCGCCGTGCCGCCCCGCGCCGCCAGTTCGACCATGGACGCGGTGACCCACGGGACAACGGACGGCATTAACATCCTGCTCAACGTCGTGGCCATGCTCCTGGTCCTGGTCGCCTTGGTCTCCCTGATCAACTCCGGGCTCGGCTTTCTGCCCGACGTGGCTGGCGCGCCCCTGACCCTCCAGCGCATCCTGGGCTGGGTCATGTCTCCGGTGGTCTGGCTCATCGGCATCCCCTGGTCCGAGGCCCAGGTGGCGGGCTCACTCATGGGCACCAAGACCATCCTCAACGAATTCCTCGCCTATCTCGACATGGCCAAGCTGGGGCCGGACGTCCTGTCCGAGCGCAGCCGGATCATCATGACCTACGCCATGTGCGGGTTCGCCAACTTCGGCTCCCTGGGCATCATGATCGGCGGCATGAGCGTCATGGCCCCGGAGCGGCGCGGCGACATCGTCAGCCTGGGCGCGCGCTCCATCGTCTCCGGCACCCTGGCCACGCTGATGACCGGGGCCGTGGTCGGTATCATCCTCTAA